The Syngnathus typhle isolate RoL2023-S1 ecotype Sweden linkage group LG11, RoL_Styp_1.0, whole genome shotgun sequence genome contains a region encoding:
- the fam83d gene encoding protein FAM83D, which yields MALSQCLDDSLLRVKSTFTGGAQCSLQEVYIERHRLALEELLTGGVENFLGFLKKESIANFLSDEEIQWVGDAAVPPQRVSVLGEDQALQGQTLSRSVDCLSVTYFPEMSDVEPPPLEIGWPAFTAGSYRGVTRAVAHFQPSYGDSIYACKEAARKMISSAREVIAIVTDSLTDLDIFKDLQEACSIRKVPVYILLDQSSCPAFLKMCTNIGVSLDDLQQMRVRTITGTTYYTRSGTRITGRVHERFMLIDGNRAATGSYRFNWTDGKLNTSNLIELSGQITEKFDEEFRILYAQSLPVNARGLASVRNSAILEHIPNKHLLTSSPFPSRERPSEQVCLTSTPGQKISTLSLQLPCEGPIPEVGQNGSSASNTSTIGDEFLDQEILAAGPNPPAEKSAASKPVRPTVVSCHVATQTSFSVADGEAQTDLQLTWQPDPTRPALSQNKTVSLSMSTPTQAAPAGTLKDCLSSLTKERQHHYSAIRSKLEHMMATLAQRRELADIAVMTQGRWRRDKPMPGPDPRQLAENAAIVT from the exons ATGGCTCTGTCACAGTGCCTGGACGACTCGCTCTTAAGGGTCAAGTCAACTTTCACAGGGGGCGCGCAGTGTAGCCTGCAGGAGGTCTACATTGAGAGACACCGGCTCGCCTTGGAGGAACTCCTGACCGGGGGGGTCGAAAACTTTCTGGGCTTTCTCAAAAAAGAGTCCATCGCCAACTTCCTGTCGGATGAGGAGATCCAGTGGGTCGGGGACGCCGCTGTCCCCCCGCAGCGCGTGTCGGTCCTCGGCGAGGACCAGGCGCTGCAGGGGCAGACTCTCAGCCGCTCGGTCGACTGTTTGTCGGTCACTTACTTCCCCGAGATGTCGGACGTGGAGCCGCCGCCGCTGGAGATCGGCTGGCCCGCCTTCACCGCGGGCTCGTATCGGGGAGTCACCAGGGCTGTGGCTCACTTTCAGCCGAGTTATGGCGACAGCATCTATGCTTGTAAAGAAGCTGCAAGGAAAATGATCAGCAGTGCCAGAGAG GTGATTGCCATAGTTACAGATTCCCTGACAGACCTGGATATCTTCAAAGATCTTCAAGAGGCGTGTTCCATCCGCAAAGTCCCCGTTTACATTCTGCTGGACCAGTCAAGCTGTCCCGCTTTCCTCAAGATGTGCACAAACATTGGCGTCAGCTTGGATGACCTTCAG CAAATGAGAGTGCGAACCATAACCGGCACAACTTATTATACAAGATCAGGAACAAGGATCACTGGGAGAGTTCATGAGCGCTTTATGCTGATTGATGGCAACCGTGCAGCTACGGGTTCATACAG GTTCAACTGGACCGATGGCAAACTGAACACCAGCAACTTGATCGAGCTTTCTGGTCAGATAACAGAAAAGTTTGATGAAGAGTTCCGGATTCTTTATGCGCAGTCTCTTCCCGTGAATGCCCGAGGACTCGCCAGTGTACGAAACAGTGCCATCCTCGAGCACATTCCCAACAAGCATCTGCTCACCTCCTCCCCATTCCCAAGCAGGGAGAGGCCCTCAGAGCAAGTGTGTCTGACCAGCACACCGGGCCAGAAAATCAGCACTCTATCCCTACAGCTTCCCTGCGAGGGTCCCATCCCGGAAGTGGGTCAAAACGGCAGCAGCGCCTCAAACACGTCAACGATAGGTGACGAATTTTTGGATCAAGAAATCCTTGCCGCTGGTCCGAATCCCCCGGCAGAGAAGTCGGCAGCGAGCAAGCCTGTCCGCCCGACCGTGGTGTCCTGCCACGTGGCCACCCAGACCAGTTTTTCAGTGGCGGACGGTGAAGCGCAGACGGATCTCCAGCTCACCTGGCAGCCCGATCCCACCCGGCCCGCACTCAGCCAGAACAAGACCGTCTCTCTTAGTATGAGCACCCCCACCCAGGCAGCTCCAGCTGGCACGCTGAAGGACTGCCTCAGCAGTCTGACGAAAGAGCGCCAGCACCACTACTCGGCCATCCGCTCCAAACTGGAACACATGATGGCCACGCTGGCCCAACGGCGAGAGCTAGCAGACATTGCCGTGATGACTCAGGGTAGATGGCGGCGAGACAAACCCATGCCGGGGCCAGACCCTCGACAACTTGCTGAAAATGCAGCCATAGTCACATGA